From Perognathus longimembris pacificus isolate PPM17 chromosome 22, ASM2315922v1, whole genome shotgun sequence, one genomic window encodes:
- the Spry4 gene encoding protein sprouty homolog 4 — translation MEPPIPPSVPLTPSSVMVQPLLEGRVPHGRLQHPLTILPIDQMKTSHVENDYIDNPGLAPPTGPKRTRVGGALEPAPPPARCDQDVTHHWISFSGRPSSVSSSSSTSSDQRLLDHMAPPPVAEQASPRAVRLQPKAVHCKPLDLKGPPALPPELDKHFLLCEACGKCKCKECASPRTLPSCWVCNQECLCSAQTLVNYGSCMCVVQGIFYHCTNEDDEGSCADHPCSCSRSNCCARWSFMGALSVVLPCLLCYLPATGCVKLAQRGYDRLRRPGCRCKHTNSVICKTASGEAVAGRPDKPF, via the coding sequence ATGGAGCCCCCGATCCCACCGAGCGTCCCCCTGACTCCCAGCTCGGTCATGGTGCAGCCCCTCCTCGAGGGCCGCGTGCCCCACGGCCGTCTGCAGCACCCGCTCACCATCCTGCCCATCGACCAGATGAAGACCAGCCACGTGGAGAACGACTACATCGACAACCCGGGCCTGGCTCCCCCGACGGGCCCCAAGCGGaccagggtggggggggccttggagccggccccgcccccggctcgcTGCGACCAGGACGTCACCCACCACTGGATCTCCTTCAGCGGGCGCCCCAGCTCggtgagcagcagcagcagcacctcgTCCGACCAGCGCCTCCTCGATCACATGGCTCCGCCGCCCGTGGCCGAGCAGGCCTCGCCCAGGGCCGTGAGGCTGCAGCCCAAGGCCGTGCACTGCAAGCCCCTGGACCTCAAGGGTCCGCCGGCCCTCCCTCCGGAGCTGGACAAGCACTTCCTGCTGTGCGAGGCCTGTGGGAAGTGCAAGTGCAAGGAGTGTGCGTCCCCCCGGACGTTGCCCTCCTGCTGGGTGTGCAACCAGGAGTGCCTGTGTTCTGCCCAGACCTTGGTCAACTACGGCTCGTGCATGTGCGTGGTGCAGGGCATCTTCTACCACTGCACCAACGAGGACGATGAGGGCTCTTGCGCCGACCACCCGTGCTCCTGCTCCCGCTCCAACTGCTGCGCCCGCTGGTCCTTCATGGGCGCCCTCTCCGTGGTGCTGCCCTGCCTGCTCTGCTATCTCCCGGCCACGGGCTGCGTGAAGCTGGCCCAGCGCGGCTACGACCGCCTGCGCCGCCCCGGCTGCCGCTGCAAGCACACCAACAGCGTCATCTGCAAGACGGCCAGCGGGGAGGCCGTGGCCGGCAGGCCCGACAAGCCTTTCTGA